A region of the Rickettsiales bacterium genome:
CATCCTTCCAAAGCTTCAGTAAATCTGGAAATGTGCTAGAGATAAATCCTAAGAGACTAGCGAGTAAAGTCATCATTTTAAATCACCATTTATTGCATTTTTGATAGCATTCCAAAGAGTTGCAAGCAGACTTGAAATAGCCACAGTAATAGCCGACCTTTTAGCCCATTTTGTTAGCTCCTCTGAACCCACTCTTGATTTGCGTAAATACACCATATCTGATTGCATAGAATTTGGGTTATCAGTATCAATGCCATACTTGGTTAGAGCATCATCTATACCTTCACGAACTGCTTCACGAATGGTTTTTTCATTTTTCTAGTTTTATTTTCCATATTTTAATCATCTTCTACCACCCCCATGATCCTTGTGGTTTTAAATACTGAACACTTACTCTGACTACCCCACCAGTAAACTCCATTTGGTTTGGCATAATTGTAATTGGTGTATCATAATAATAAGTAATTGGATGATAGGTCATACCAATGTTAGTGGTATCTTTATTAGGCCTTAACTTATCACCATATCTTGAAGGATCATCTTTTACTCCTACTGCAAAGCTTGGTACTCCAGTTACCTCTTCAATTACCCAAATATTTACTGCAATAACCAAAGAGTGATGTGGTATAACGTTTTTAGAAGTTACAACTTTACCTTTTATTTCTAAATCTTCTTGCCATTGTTTGATTTCTAACTGACTAGTAGTTTCATTATTCTTTGAATTTGTCTTATCTGAATCATTATCTGCTGTATTAACTGAAATCAGCGCAACCCATTTGTTATCAATGAAAGTAAACTTTTGACTTTCATCAATAACCATTACCTCCATATAGTTTAAAGGCTGATAAAAACTCCAACTGCCTTCAGTATATTGAGCTAGATTATTAGCGTTACCATCGAATATTCCCTCTGGATTTGTACCAGCAATATAAATATCACCTTCATTTGGATTATCAGGTGGAGTATTAGAAATTGAAACAGCTACCGTATTAACTAATACATCTAAAATATTTAGAGCTTGATTATGGGTAACTTCCTTTTGTGCTTGAGCTTGTAAAATATATGGTAGCTTTAGCCTACCTGTA
Encoded here:
- a CDS encoding DUF2793 domain-containing protein — its product is MSNNVCTHTGRLKLPYILQAQAQKEVTHNQALNILDVLVNTVAVSISNTPPDNPNEGDIYIAGTNPEGIFDGNANNLAQYTEGSWSFYQPLNYMEVMVIDESQKFTFIDNKWVALISVNTADNDSDKTNSKNNETTSQLEIKQWQEDLEIKGKVVTSKNVIPHHSLVIAVNIWVIEEVTGVPSFAVGVKDDPSRYGDKLRPNKDTTNIGMTYHPITYYYDTPITIMPNQMEFTGGVVRVSVQYLKPQGSWGW